A single window of Gadus morhua chromosome 22, gadMor3.0, whole genome shotgun sequence DNA harbors:
- the slc9a1b gene encoding sodium/hydrogen exchanger 1b isoform X1, whose product MALSCQPLGSFPPRLSVCVLLIVFVAAASASHDAPQDGTHDPTNVTHKKGFPVLLFNYDHVRTPFEISLWILLALLMKLGFHVIPRVSQVVPESCLLIVVGLLVGGFIKAIGEKAPALDDTLFFLYLLPPIILDAGYFLPVRPFTENVGTILVFAVVGTLWNAFFMGGVMYGVCQLEGGQLASVDLLSCLLFGSIVSAVDPVAVLAVFEEIHINELLHILVFGESLLNDAVTVVLYHLFKEFSAVGTVTVLDGVLAVVCFFVVSLGGLLVGAIYGVLGAFTSRFTSHTRVIEPLFVFLYSYMAYLSAEVFHLSGIMSLIACGVTMRPYVEANVSHKSYTTIKYFLKMWSSVSETLIFIFLGVSTVAGPHAWNWTFVVVTVVLCLVSRVMGVIGLTYVINKFRIVKLTKKDQFIVAYGGLRGAIAYSLGFLLPDHPMKTLFLTAIITVVFFTVFVQGMTIRPLVELLAVKKKKETRRSINEEIHTQFLDHLLTGIEGVCGHYGHHHWKDKLNRFNKTYVKRWLIAGERSMEPQLISFYNKMEMRQAMMMVESGSSAKLPGLISMQNIQPKVESRGRTIPKISKGREEEIRRILRSNLQQTKQRLRSYSRHDLFADPFEDMNENLSEMRFRKQRVEMERRMSHYLTVPANRQETPPVRRVRFESDDQESSRESSGVRARNVGPYSSPADAISVLEESPPLRPNRRSDGGARRSTEHGAQATDDDDAEEETGEPPTQARRVSDPGPN is encoded by the exons ATGGCTCTGTCATGTCAACCGCTGGGGTCGTTCCCTCCACGGCTCAGTGTTTGCGTTCTCTTGATCGTGTTTGTTGCCGCCGCATCGGCGAGTCACGACGCGCCTCAAGACGGCACCCACGATCCAACGAATGTCACCCACAAAAAAGGCTTCCCCGTCCTCTTGTTCAACTACGATCACGTGAGAACCCCCTTTGAGATCTCCCTATGGATCCTCCTCGCCCTGCTGATGAAACTTG ggttCCACGTGATCCCGCGGGTCTCCCAGGTGGTGCCCGAGAGCTGCCTGCTGATCGTGGTGGGCCTTCTTGTGGGGGGCTTCATCAAGGCCATCGGCGAGAAGGCGCCCGCCCTGGACGacaccctcttcttcctctacctcctgcCCCCCATCATCCTGGACGCCGGCTACTTCCTGCCCGTCCGGCCCTTCACGGAGAACGTGGGCACCATCCTGGTGTTCGCCGTGGTGGGCACCCTGTGGAACGCCTTCTTCATGGGCGGCGTGATGTACGGCGTGTGTCAGCTGGAGGGCGGGCAGCTGGCCAGCGTGGACCTGCTGTCCTGCCTGCTGTTCGGCTCCATCGTGTCGGCCGTGGACCCCGTGGCGGTGCTGGCCGTGTTCGAGGAGATCCACATCAACGAGCTGCTGCACATCCTGGTGTTCGGAGAGTCGCTGCTCAACGACGCCGTCACCgtg GTCCTCTACCACCTGTTCAAAGAGTTCTCCGCCGTCGGCACAGTGACTGTGCTGGACGGCGTGCTGGCGGTGGTGTGCTTCTTCGTGGTGTCCCTGGGCGGCCTGCTGGTGGGCGCCATCTACGGCGTGCTGGGCGCCTTCACGTCCCGCTTCACCTCGCACACGCGCGTCATCGAGCCCCTCTTCGTCTTCCTCTACAGCTACATGGCCTACCTCTCGGCCGAGGTCTTCCACCTCTCCGGCATCATGTC GCTGATCGCGTGCGGTGTGACGATGCGTCCCTACGTGGAGGCCAACGTCTCCCACAAGTCCTACACAACCATCAAGTACTTCCTGAAGATGTGGAGCAGCGTGAGCGAGAccctcatcttcatcttcctgGGCGTGTCCACGGTGGCAGGCCCCCACGCCTGGAACTGGACCTTCGTGGTGGTCACCGTCGTCCTGTGTCTGGTGTCGCGCGTCATGG GAGTGATTGGCCTCACGTATGTAATTAATAAGTTCCGCATCGTCAAGTTGACGAAGAAGGACCAGTTCATCGTGGCGTACGGCGGCCTGCGAGGCGCCATCGCATACTCCCTGGGCTTCCTGCTGCCCGACCACCCCATGAAGACCCTCTTCCTCACCGCCATCATCACCGTCGTGTTCTTCACCGTCTTCGTCCAG GGCATGACCATCAGGCCTCTGGTGGAACTGCTGGccgtgaagaagaagaaggagaccAGGAGGTCCATCAACGAGGAGATCCACACCCAG TTCCTGGACCATCTCCTGACGGGCATTGAAGGCGTCTGCGGACACTACGGACATCACCACTGGAAAGACAA GCTGAACCGCTTCAACAAGACGTACGTGAAGCGCTGGCTGATCGCCGGGGAGCGCTCCATGGAGCCCCAGCTCATCTCCTTCTACAACAAGATGGAGATGAGGCAGGCCATGATGATGGTGGAGAGCGGCAGCTCGGCCAAGCTGCCCGGACTCATATCCATgca gaacaTCCAGCCCAAAGTGGAATCCAGAGGGAGAACCATACCCAAGATCTCcaagggcagagaggaggagatccGGAGGATTCTACGGTCCAACCTGCAGCAGACCAAACAGAGG CTGCGGTCGTACAGCCGCCACGACCTGTTCGCGGACCCCTTCGAGGACATGAACGAGAACCTCAGCGAGATGCGCTTCCGGAAGCAGCGGGttgagatggagaggagg atgagtCACTACCTCACTGTGCCCGCCAATCGACAAGAGACCCCACCGGTGAGAAGGGTCCGCTTTGAGTCAG ACGACCAGGAGAGTTCCAGAGAGAGTTCCGGCGTCAGGGCTCGCAACGTCGGGCCCTACTCCTCTCCAGCCGATGCCATCAGCGTATTGGAGGAATCCCCTCCTCTGAGGCCCAATCGGAGGAGCGATGGCGGGGCCAGGCGGAGCACGGAACACGGAGCACAAGCGACGGAC
- the slc9a1b gene encoding sodium/hydrogen exchanger 1b isoform X2 — MALSCQPLGSFPPRLSVCVLLIVFVAAASASHDAPQDGTHDPTNVTHKKGFPVLLFNYDHVRTPFEISLWILLALLMKLGFHVIPRVSQVVPESCLLIVVGLLVGGFIKAIGEKAPALDDTLFFLYLLPPIILDAGYFLPVRPFTENVGTILVFAVVGTLWNAFFMGGVMYGVCQLEGGQLASVDLLSCLLFGSIVSAVDPVAVLAVFEEIHINELLHILVFGESLLNDAVTVVLYHLFKEFSAVGTVTVLDGVLAVVCFFVVSLGGLLVGAIYGVLGAFTSRFTSHTRVIEPLFVFLYSYMAYLSAEVFHLSGIMSLIACGVTMRPYVEANVSHKSYTTIKYFLKMWSSVSETLIFIFLGVSTVAGPHAWNWTFVVVTVVLCLVSRVMGVIGLTYVINKFRIVKLTKKDQFIVAYGGLRGAIAYSLGFLLPDHPMKTLFLTAIITVVFFTVFVQGMTIRPLVELLAVKKKKETRRSINEEIHTQFLDHLLTGIEGVCGHYGHHHWKDKLNRFNKTYVKRWLIAGERSMEPQLISFYNKMEMRQAMMMVESGSSAKLPGLISMQNIQPKVESRGRTIPKISKGREEEIRRILRSNLQQTKQRLRSYSRHDLFADPFEDMNENLSEMRFRKQRVEMERRVRLRVNEGRSAEERLFCRVFPISA; from the exons ATGGCTCTGTCATGTCAACCGCTGGGGTCGTTCCCTCCACGGCTCAGTGTTTGCGTTCTCTTGATCGTGTTTGTTGCCGCCGCATCGGCGAGTCACGACGCGCCTCAAGACGGCACCCACGATCCAACGAATGTCACCCACAAAAAAGGCTTCCCCGTCCTCTTGTTCAACTACGATCACGTGAGAACCCCCTTTGAGATCTCCCTATGGATCCTCCTCGCCCTGCTGATGAAACTTG ggttCCACGTGATCCCGCGGGTCTCCCAGGTGGTGCCCGAGAGCTGCCTGCTGATCGTGGTGGGCCTTCTTGTGGGGGGCTTCATCAAGGCCATCGGCGAGAAGGCGCCCGCCCTGGACGacaccctcttcttcctctacctcctgcCCCCCATCATCCTGGACGCCGGCTACTTCCTGCCCGTCCGGCCCTTCACGGAGAACGTGGGCACCATCCTGGTGTTCGCCGTGGTGGGCACCCTGTGGAACGCCTTCTTCATGGGCGGCGTGATGTACGGCGTGTGTCAGCTGGAGGGCGGGCAGCTGGCCAGCGTGGACCTGCTGTCCTGCCTGCTGTTCGGCTCCATCGTGTCGGCCGTGGACCCCGTGGCGGTGCTGGCCGTGTTCGAGGAGATCCACATCAACGAGCTGCTGCACATCCTGGTGTTCGGAGAGTCGCTGCTCAACGACGCCGTCACCgtg GTCCTCTACCACCTGTTCAAAGAGTTCTCCGCCGTCGGCACAGTGACTGTGCTGGACGGCGTGCTGGCGGTGGTGTGCTTCTTCGTGGTGTCCCTGGGCGGCCTGCTGGTGGGCGCCATCTACGGCGTGCTGGGCGCCTTCACGTCCCGCTTCACCTCGCACACGCGCGTCATCGAGCCCCTCTTCGTCTTCCTCTACAGCTACATGGCCTACCTCTCGGCCGAGGTCTTCCACCTCTCCGGCATCATGTC GCTGATCGCGTGCGGTGTGACGATGCGTCCCTACGTGGAGGCCAACGTCTCCCACAAGTCCTACACAACCATCAAGTACTTCCTGAAGATGTGGAGCAGCGTGAGCGAGAccctcatcttcatcttcctgGGCGTGTCCACGGTGGCAGGCCCCCACGCCTGGAACTGGACCTTCGTGGTGGTCACCGTCGTCCTGTGTCTGGTGTCGCGCGTCATGG GAGTGATTGGCCTCACGTATGTAATTAATAAGTTCCGCATCGTCAAGTTGACGAAGAAGGACCAGTTCATCGTGGCGTACGGCGGCCTGCGAGGCGCCATCGCATACTCCCTGGGCTTCCTGCTGCCCGACCACCCCATGAAGACCCTCTTCCTCACCGCCATCATCACCGTCGTGTTCTTCACCGTCTTCGTCCAG GGCATGACCATCAGGCCTCTGGTGGAACTGCTGGccgtgaagaagaagaaggagaccAGGAGGTCCATCAACGAGGAGATCCACACCCAG TTCCTGGACCATCTCCTGACGGGCATTGAAGGCGTCTGCGGACACTACGGACATCACCACTGGAAAGACAA GCTGAACCGCTTCAACAAGACGTACGTGAAGCGCTGGCTGATCGCCGGGGAGCGCTCCATGGAGCCCCAGCTCATCTCCTTCTACAACAAGATGGAGATGAGGCAGGCCATGATGATGGTGGAGAGCGGCAGCTCGGCCAAGCTGCCCGGACTCATATCCATgca gaacaTCCAGCCCAAAGTGGAATCCAGAGGGAGAACCATACCCAAGATCTCcaagggcagagaggaggagatccGGAGGATTCTACGGTCCAACCTGCAGCAGACCAAACAGAGG CTGCGGTCGTACAGCCGCCACGACCTGTTCGCGGACCCCTTCGAGGACATGAACGAGAACCTCAGCGAGATGCGCTTCCGGAAGCAGCGGGttgagatggagaggagggtaCGTCTCCGTGTGAATGAAGGGCGAAGCGCTGAAGAGCGGTTGTTCTGCCGCGTGTTCCCCATCTCTGCATAG